Proteins from a genomic interval of Crassostrea angulata isolate pt1a10 chromosome 7, ASM2561291v2, whole genome shotgun sequence:
- the LOC128155508 gene encoding uncharacterized protein LOC128155508, whose protein sequence is MPDDQRIRRLHNDLKARLAIEYLHPTVNRGTDRQRFLMNCRDYLTTPREQAIENVVNVLDIFEQKGIMSPGEYGNLKEVVRNLNVEILELIREAEDGIRRIREGDGAQNTESRENASYGGYICNARNITVNGGHVTFGPIG, encoded by the exons atgCCTGATGACCAGAGAATTCGAAGACTACACAATGATCTCAAGGCGAGGCTGGCGATAGAATATCTCCACCCTACAGTTAATAGGGGCACTGACCGTCAAAGGTTTCTGATGAACTGTAGAGACTATCTGACAACCCCCAGAGAACAGGCCATTGAAAATGTGGTCAATGTGCTGGACATCTTCGAGCAAAAGGGAATCATGTCTCCGGGAGAATATGGTAATTTGAAAGAAGTCGTTAGAAATTTGAACGTGGAGATCTTAGAACTGATCAGGGAAGCAGAGGACGGGATAAGACGAATAAGGGAAGGGGACGGCGCACAAAATACCGAGAGCAGAGAGAATGCCTCAT atGGTGGCTACATTTGTAACGCAAGAAACATCACAGTCAATGGGGGACACGTTACCTTTGGACCCATAGGATAA
- the LOC128192175 gene encoding uncharacterized protein LOC128192175: MFGFNKPFLLFTREKMADIAYQMMTEFGQTCGIGFLPTVVLSASTLALLTKGPAVMRFITETWRQEEEEEEGNPLHRCVSRESLSPTPSGESLPSPKLSSCVDGGRGSDLAPTSSTPL; the protein is encoded by the exons ATGTTCGGTTTTAATAAACCTTTCCTTCTCTTTACCAG aGAGAAGATGGCTGACATTGCATATCAGATGATGACAGAGTTCGGCCAGACTTGTGGTATAGGGTTTTTG CCCACCGTTGTGCTGTCAGCAAGCACCTTAGCTTTGCTGACCAAGGGGCCTGCAGTAATG aGGTTCATCACAGAGACGTGGAGacaggaggaggaggaggaggaggggaACCCCCTCCACAGATGTGTGTCCCGGGAGTCGCTATCTCCTACCCCCTCCGGCGAATCTCTCCCCTCCCCCAAACTATCAAGCTGCGTTGACGGGGGGCGCGGCTCAGACCTTGCACCGACCTCATCGACTCCATTGTAG